Proteins encoded together in one Leptospira bourretii window:
- the ileS gene encoding isoleucine--tRNA ligase — MAKPETENPYSKTVLLPQTNFPMKADLANREPGQIKIWKEKKVFQKMKEIRKSKPSFVLHDGPPYANGNFHVGHSLNKILKDIIVKSKTLSGFQTDMIPGWDCHGLPIEVQVLKNLGKEARNTSPSELRKKCREYAAEFVGKQGEDLSRFLCFWEEDKKYLTMAPEFEARIVEVFGSLFEKGYIYKGKKPVYWCIDLATAHAEAEIEYQNHVSPSIYVKFAVKGETDTYCLIWTTTPWTLPANLAICFNEELDYSLFQSESHGRLILADGLKEAVEQKTGITLTKIKSLTSAELGKMTFLHPFIDRESIPLFGNHVTLDAGTGCVHTAPGHGTDDYRVGTAAGLPPLSPVDDYGRYTDEFEMMKGIKIWDANPKIVELLKEKNSLVHYSEFTHSYPHSWRSKKPLIFRATPQWFFSIDHAGLREDSLKAIDKVQWIPDWGITRIRSMVESRPDWCLSRQRNWGVPIPSFTCKSCGFTHLDDKTIKHFIQIVKKEGIEVWYEREAKDLLPEGTKCTKCGSDDLKQDKDILDVWFDSGVSSFAVFGDSLDHEPADLYLEGSDQHRGWFQSSLWPSMAIRKKPPYRSVLTHGYVLDEKGHAMSKSLGNVINPTTDIINQFGADILRLWVSTQDFRDDVKIGKDSIKTVAEAYRKIRNTFRYLLGNTKAETLNWNLKKEDLEPIDRYYLHKLAKLNEDVKKLYENYQFHQVYHRVLVFCTVDLSQDYFEIIRDRMYCDGKDSKTRKSSEFVLAVILETLTKLLSPILSFTTEEVWTEFGLKDSVFYSDFSDLSSLLDSDLESQMAPIFETKEVVQKALEEARKLGKLGKSLEAEVLISGDSLKDTKFSKDDLSLFFVVSEVSFDRNEISEVFSEWKGEKDSIQIRKPRHHECPRCWRHVSETEGKLCKRCESVVSKL; from the coding sequence ATGGCCAAACCAGAAACGGAAAATCCCTATTCTAAAACGGTTCTCCTACCACAGACCAACTTTCCCATGAAAGCCGACCTGGCAAATCGTGAACCAGGTCAAATTAAAATTTGGAAGGAGAAAAAAGTCTTCCAAAAGATGAAGGAAATTCGTAAATCCAAACCTTCGTTTGTATTACACGATGGACCTCCTTATGCCAATGGAAATTTCCATGTGGGCCACTCTCTCAATAAAATTCTAAAAGATATCATTGTTAAATCCAAAACTCTTTCCGGTTTCCAAACCGATATGATTCCTGGTTGGGATTGCCACGGACTTCCTATCGAAGTACAGGTGTTAAAGAATCTTGGAAAAGAAGCAAGAAACACTAGCCCTAGTGAACTTAGAAAAAAATGCCGTGAGTATGCAGCTGAGTTTGTTGGAAAACAAGGGGAAGACTTAAGTCGTTTTTTATGTTTCTGGGAAGAAGATAAAAAGTATCTCACCATGGCTCCTGAATTTGAAGCAAGGATTGTGGAAGTATTTGGATCTCTTTTCGAAAAAGGATATATCTACAAAGGGAAAAAACCAGTGTATTGGTGTATCGATTTGGCAACGGCTCATGCGGAAGCGGAGATCGAATACCAAAACCATGTTTCTCCTTCCATCTATGTAAAGTTTGCAGTCAAAGGTGAAACCGACACTTACTGCTTGATCTGGACCACAACTCCTTGGACACTTCCGGCAAACCTTGCGATTTGTTTTAATGAAGAACTTGACTACTCTCTTTTCCAATCCGAATCCCACGGAAGGCTGATCTTGGCAGATGGATTAAAAGAAGCTGTCGAACAAAAAACAGGAATCACACTCACAAAGATCAAATCTTTAACGAGCGCCGAACTGGGAAAGATGACCTTCTTACACCCGTTTATCGATCGTGAATCCATCCCTCTTTTTGGAAATCATGTCACCTTGGATGCAGGAACAGGTTGTGTGCACACAGCTCCAGGTCACGGAACGGATGACTACCGTGTCGGAACGGCAGCAGGGCTTCCTCCTCTTTCTCCAGTCGATGATTACGGCCGTTATACGGACGAATTTGAAATGATGAAGGGAATTAAAATTTGGGATGCCAATCCTAAAATTGTAGAACTCCTAAAAGAAAAAAATTCCCTCGTGCATTATTCTGAATTCACTCACTCCTATCCACATAGTTGGAGGAGTAAAAAACCACTGATCTTTCGAGCGACCCCACAATGGTTTTTTTCCATCGACCACGCAGGCCTCAGAGAAGATTCTCTCAAAGCCATTGACAAAGTACAATGGATTCCCGATTGGGGAATCACTCGCATCCGTTCTATGGTGGAATCAAGACCTGACTGGTGTTTATCGAGACAAAGGAACTGGGGAGTTCCCATTCCTTCCTTTACTTGTAAATCTTGCGGATTCACACACCTAGATGACAAAACAATAAAACACTTCATCCAAATTGTCAAAAAAGAAGGGATCGAAGTTTGGTATGAAAGAGAAGCGAAAGACCTTTTGCCGGAAGGAACCAAATGTACAAAATGCGGCTCCGATGACCTAAAACAAGACAAAGATATTTTGGATGTTTGGTTTGATTCAGGCGTTTCCAGCTTTGCTGTGTTTGGTGATTCTCTTGACCATGAACCTGCCGATTTGTATTTAGAAGGTTCTGACCAACATAGAGGATGGTTCCAATCGTCTCTTTGGCCATCCATGGCAATACGCAAAAAACCTCCCTATAGATCTGTCCTCACTCATGGTTATGTGTTAGATGAAAAAGGTCACGCTATGTCCAAATCACTTGGAAACGTGATCAATCCCACAACAGACATCATCAACCAATTCGGAGCAGATATCCTTAGGCTTTGGGTTTCCACACAAGATTTCCGAGACGATGTTAAAATCGGAAAAGACTCGATCAAAACCGTAGCCGAAGCCTATCGTAAAATCAGAAATACCTTCCGTTATCTTCTAGGAAATACAAAGGCAGAAACTCTTAATTGGAATCTAAAAAAAGAAGACTTAGAACCGATTGATAGATATTATCTGCATAAGTTAGCCAAACTGAACGAAGATGTTAAAAAATTGTATGAGAACTACCAGTTCCATCAAGTTTATCATCGAGTTCTAGTTTTCTGTACGGTGGATTTATCCCAAGACTACTTTGAAATCATTCGGGACAGAATGTACTGTGATGGCAAAGATTCGAAAACAAGAAAATCTTCCGAATTTGTTTTGGCAGTCATTTTAGAAACCTTAACCAAACTCCTTTCACCAATCCTTTCTTTTACAACAGAAGAAGTATGGACAGAATTTGGTTTAAAAGATTCTGTTTTTTATTCTGATTTTTCAGACTTATCTTCCTTACTTGATTCCGACTTAGAATCCCAAATGGCACCAATCTTTGAAACAAAAGAAGTGGTGCAAAAAGCCTTAGAAGAAGCAAGGAAATTGGGAAAACTTGGGAAGTCACTGGAAGCAGAAGTTTTGATCTCTGGAGATTCCTTAAAAGATACAAAGTTTTCCAAAGACGACCTTAGCCTATTCTTTGTGGTATCCGAAGTGTCATTTGATCGCAATGAAATTAGTGAAGTGTTCTCTGAGTGGAAGGGAGAAAAAGATTCCATCCAAATTCGTAAACCTCGCCACCATGAATGCCCAAGGTGCTGGCGCCATGTTTCCGAAACAGAAGGAAAACTTTGTAAACGCTGCGAATCTGTTGTGTCCAAACTCTAA
- a CDS encoding leucine-rich repeat domain-containing protein, translating into MKSFVYATLTILFLTSFSHCTNKDVVNAEEWFENHKEDRVLNLSNKEVGVLPASIGNLTKVEELTLQYDSLKSVPKEIGNLKQLKILNLFGNPLPTLPEEIGNLENLEVLLLGRTELREIPPVLSRLQKLKTLALDETKVQLTEADVEVIAALPHLEILDLSLMREYKTLPKNLTKLNHLKQLVLQKTLLEKSDVVRLRDELPNVRVKL; encoded by the coding sequence ATGAAGTCTTTTGTATACGCAACACTTACTATTTTATTTCTAACATCCTTTTCCCATTGTACGAATAAAGATGTAGTCAATGCGGAGGAATGGTTTGAAAACCACAAAGAAGACCGAGTCCTAAACCTCTCGAATAAAGAAGTAGGAGTCCTACCTGCATCCATCGGGAATTTGACAAAGGTAGAAGAACTAACTCTCCAATACGACTCACTCAAATCAGTTCCAAAAGAAATAGGAAACCTCAAACAATTAAAGATCCTCAATCTTTTTGGAAACCCCCTCCCCACTTTACCAGAAGAAATCGGAAATTTGGAAAACTTAGAAGTACTCCTTCTCGGAAGAACGGAACTACGGGAGATTCCGCCGGTTCTTAGCCGTTTGCAAAAATTAAAAACTCTGGCTCTGGACGAAACCAAAGTGCAACTAACAGAAGCTGATGTGGAAGTGATCGCCGCACTCCCCCATTTGGAAATCCTTGACCTAAGCCTAATGCGAGAGTACAAAACTCTCCCCAAAAACCTGACAAAACTAAACCATCTAAAACAACTTGTTTTACAAAAAACCCTACTCGAAAAATCCGATGTGGTAAGACTACGGGACGAACTCCCCAATGTCCGAGTCAAACTCTAG
- a CDS encoding methyl-accepting chemotaxis protein, whose amino-acid sequence MAEVLSERQKKVDTFFIWAILAHTPLVFFLSLGYGATTIVSLSAVVISLVSFLFYKIARGSFFLRAWNGATLMMFSALMIQAQFGRIEMHFHVFSALAILFVYEDWRVLFVAAATIAVHHLVGNYVQEFGTVIWGTKVMVYSYGTGLEIVLTHALFVVFETGILIYFSIRSVSELKKQIETQTNLETVIAGVTSAVNEVSSGTKTFIENSNYLSQKVKEFQTSFQTQSSSIEAISAATEETAASSQLILEGSNRQIGEVKTVEELNRNLFSLSEGFVTSLEVMRSKIQESADSVKKTETEFTGLYQSMEVAVDDSEKMEEILELISDIAEKVNLLSLNASIEAARAGDAGRGFAVVASEISKLADSTAEATKNISAISGKIKSAIQVSFKQSNQINQTVQSFVKSILSSEEGMRELTVKITGTLSAFEKQEQALLTLDHIAQEMQVSSKEQSTSMDDISNSILDLNVKTQTNLGTCANMIGLIDKGNVIFNGLKESVDSLAAIIDDDKS is encoded by the coding sequence TTGGCTGAGGTTCTATCAGAACGCCAAAAAAAAGTAGATACATTTTTTATTTGGGCCATTTTAGCCCACACTCCTCTTGTATTTTTTCTTTCCTTAGGTTATGGTGCCACAACTATTGTCAGCCTTTCTGCAGTAGTTATTTCCTTAGTTTCCTTTCTATTTTATAAGATCGCTCGTGGTTCTTTTTTCTTACGAGCTTGGAATGGGGCAACACTTATGATGTTTAGTGCTCTTATGATCCAGGCTCAGTTTGGCCGGATCGAGATGCACTTCCACGTATTCAGTGCTCTTGCCATTCTCTTTGTTTATGAAGATTGGAGAGTTTTGTTTGTTGCCGCTGCCACCATCGCCGTACACCACTTAGTGGGAAACTATGTCCAAGAATTTGGTACCGTGATTTGGGGAACCAAGGTGATGGTTTATAGTTACGGAACAGGACTTGAAATCGTTCTGACCCATGCTTTGTTTGTTGTATTTGAAACAGGGATCTTAATTTATTTTTCCATTCGTTCCGTTTCGGAACTAAAGAAACAAATCGAAACACAGACCAATTTAGAAACTGTGATTGCCGGTGTTACCTCCGCTGTGAATGAGGTTTCTTCTGGGACAAAAACTTTTATTGAAAATTCCAACTACCTTTCCCAGAAGGTTAAGGAATTTCAAACTTCTTTTCAAACTCAATCCTCTTCTATCGAGGCCATTTCTGCGGCCACTGAAGAAACAGCAGCTTCCAGCCAATTGATTTTAGAAGGATCCAACCGCCAAATTGGTGAAGTCAAAACGGTCGAAGAGTTGAACCGAAATTTATTTAGTTTGAGTGAAGGATTTGTCACCTCCCTCGAAGTGATGCGTTCCAAAATCCAAGAGTCCGCTGATAGTGTGAAAAAAACAGAAACAGAATTCACTGGTCTTTACCAATCAATGGAAGTAGCTGTAGATGATTCAGAAAAAATGGAAGAAATTTTAGAATTAATTTCTGATATTGCTGAAAAAGTCAACTTACTATCGTTAAATGCGTCTATTGAAGCGGCACGTGCGGGTGATGCAGGTCGTGGATTTGCTGTGGTTGCATCTGAAATTTCAAAACTAGCAGATTCAACAGCAGAAGCTACAAAGAATATTTCTGCCATCTCAGGAAAAATCAAATCGGCCATCCAAGTTAGTTTCAAACAATCCAACCAAATCAACCAAACGGTTCAAAGTTTTGTGAAATCCATTCTTTCTTCGGAAGAAGGGATGCGAGAACTCACAGTCAAAATTACAGGAACTCTTTCTGCTTTTGAAAAACAAGAACAAGCCTTACTCACGTTAGATCATATTGCTCAAGAGATGCAAGTTTCCAGTAAGGAACAATCCACAAGTATGGATGATATTTCCAATTCCATCCTTGACCTAAATGTCAAAACACAAACAAATTTAGGAACTTGTGCCAATATGATTGGGCTGATTGATAAAGGCAATGTGATCTTCAATGGATTGAAAGAATCCGTAGATTCCTTAGCTGCCATCATTGACGATGACAAATCATAA
- the speD gene encoding adenosylmethionine decarboxylase, with the protein MDKEKIKLSGFNNLTKVLSFNLYDFCITLDDEQKGRYVSYIHDKYNASKITEISKEIVKRIDANILSVSAQDYDPVGASAMVLMSDVKGGGNPIPTAQVSMHLDKSHITVHTYPDAADTDGICSFRVDIDISTCGEIIPLDSINFLFEAFECDVVYIDYVVRGYTRLADGRKIYNDHHFNSILDFIKPEIKRNYTFLSDINMPQDNTWQTKMMIRELGPENYLLNPADISHPDVPNKMKLLREEMKEVYHMIH; encoded by the coding sequence ATGGATAAAGAAAAAATCAAACTTTCCGGTTTCAACAATCTGACAAAAGTTTTGAGTTTTAACCTCTACGATTTTTGCATCACTTTGGATGACGAACAAAAAGGTAGATACGTAAGTTATATCCACGACAAATACAATGCTAGCAAAATTACAGAAATCTCAAAAGAGATTGTCAAACGAATTGATGCCAATATCCTTTCGGTCTCAGCACAAGACTACGATCCTGTAGGTGCTTCTGCTATGGTTCTTATGAGTGATGTCAAAGGTGGTGGCAATCCAATCCCTACGGCACAGGTCAGTATGCACTTAGACAAATCACATATCACTGTACATACCTATCCAGATGCAGCCGATACAGATGGAATTTGTTCCTTCCGAGTGGACATTGATATTTCTACTTGTGGTGAGATCATCCCACTAGACTCCATTAATTTTTTATTTGAAGCCTTTGAATGTGATGTGGTTTACATTGATTACGTAGTTCGCGGATACACTCGTTTGGCGGACGGAAGAAAAATTTACAACGACCACCACTTCAATTCAATTTTGGATTTTATCAAACCAGAAATCAAAAGAAACTATACTTTTCTTTCTGATATCAATATGCCACAAGACAATACTTGGCAAACAAAAATGATGATCCGAGAACTTGGTCCTGAGAATTATTTACTGAATCCTGCTGATATTTCCCATCCTGATGTTCCAAACAAAATGAAACTCCTGAGAGAGGAAATGAAAGAAGTTTACCACATGATCCACTAA
- a CDS encoding glycoside hydrolase family 13 protein, translated as MENKMEWWKQTSIYQIYPWSFQDSNGDGIGDLQGILGRLDQIRDLGVETIWFSPFYRSPGEDFGYDISDYTAIDPRFGTMEDCDKLIKEIHKRKMRVVLDMVMNHTSDKHPWFLESKSSKENPKRDFYIWRKGNGKKPNNWISMVGTSGWNYDKTTDEYFYSNFLSFQPDLNYRNPNVKKAMFGVLDFWLKKGVDGFRLDIFNSIYKDESFRDNPSSLRYFPTPDNHDEAFFQKKTYNLNLPESFQFAKEVRKHISKYKQKPFLIGEVSGSDQVLKSFLGEKADGLNLVFQFELIHFDYHAKFFKDLLEKNEKEFQAPFTPTYVLGNHDQRRYIDRLGGDIRKAKVLSAFQFLARGVPIVYYGEEIGRKEGRISNFLGKDPIAKMNRFVPLFLSNLLGIYINRDNCRLPMLWDTVENAGFSKGNPWLPIGKVKDTDTVSDQRKKEDSLWNHYKSLFQLRKGSAVLKEGAVRTKDTNKSDLLCFERVLGAKGITVYLNFGEKESLEPIIKGSKVLYKFGGAAVVGDVFQLPPHSGLVLETKLKK; from the coding sequence ATGGAAAACAAAATGGAATGGTGGAAACAAACTTCAATTTATCAAATTTACCCTTGGTCCTTTCAGGATTCCAATGGTGATGGAATCGGCGATTTACAAGGGATTCTTGGGCGTTTGGACCAAATTCGTGATTTGGGTGTGGAGACCATTTGGTTTTCCCCTTTCTACAGAAGCCCGGGCGAAGACTTTGGATACGATATTTCCGACTACACCGCCATTGACCCTCGATTTGGGACAATGGAAGACTGCGACAAACTCATTAAAGAAATCCACAAGCGGAAGATGCGAGTGGTTTTAGATATGGTGATGAACCATACTTCAGACAAACACCCTTGGTTTTTAGAATCCAAATCTTCGAAAGAAAATCCCAAAAGGGATTTTTATATTTGGAGGAAGGGGAATGGGAAAAAGCCAAACAATTGGATTTCTATGGTGGGAACATCTGGTTGGAACTACGACAAAACCACGGATGAGTATTTTTATAGTAACTTTTTATCTTTTCAGCCGGATCTCAATTACCGAAACCCAAATGTAAAAAAAGCTATGTTTGGGGTTTTGGACTTTTGGTTAAAAAAAGGAGTCGATGGGTTTCGATTGGATATCTTTAACTCCATTTATAAAGATGAAAGTTTTCGAGACAATCCTTCTAGTTTGCGATACTTCCCCACACCAGATAACCATGATGAGGCGTTTTTTCAGAAAAAAACTTACAATCTCAACTTACCCGAATCGTTTCAATTCGCAAAGGAAGTTCGAAAACATATATCCAAATACAAACAAAAACCATTTCTCATTGGAGAGGTGAGTGGGTCGGATCAAGTTTTAAAATCCTTTTTGGGAGAAAAAGCTGATGGGCTCAATTTGGTATTTCAATTTGAGTTAATTCATTTTGATTATCATGCCAAATTTTTTAAAGACCTCTTGGAGAAAAACGAAAAAGAGTTTCAGGCACCGTTCACTCCTACTTATGTTTTGGGTAATCACGACCAAAGACGATATATTGATAGGTTAGGTGGTGATATTCGTAAGGCAAAAGTTCTTTCAGCCTTTCAGTTTTTAGCAAGAGGGGTTCCCATTGTGTATTATGGAGAAGAAATTGGAAGAAAAGAAGGAAGGATTTCCAATTTCCTCGGAAAAGATCCCATTGCCAAAATGAATCGCTTTGTTCCTTTGTTTTTGTCTAATCTTCTAGGGATTTATATCAACAGAGACAATTGTCGTCTGCCTATGTTATGGGACACAGTTGAAAATGCGGGATTTTCAAAAGGTAATCCTTGGTTGCCTATTGGCAAAGTGAAAGATACCGATACCGTAAGCGACCAAAGAAAAAAAGAGGATTCTCTCTGGAACCATTACAAGTCGCTATTTCAGTTACGAAAGGGATCAGCTGTATTAAAAGAGGGGGCTGTCAGAACGAAAGATACGAACAAGAGTGATCTATTGTGTTTTGAGAGGGTTCTTGGTGCAAAGGGAATCACTGTGTATTTAAACTTTGGTGAGAAGGAAAGTTTGGAGCCTATCATCAAAGGATCCAAGGTATTGTACAAGTTTGGTGGTGCAGCGGTTGTCGGGGATGTATTTCAGTTGCCTCCTCATTCGGGCCTTGTTTTAGAAACCAAACTAAAGAAGTAG
- a CDS encoding STAS domain-containing protein: MVTKTVEENCYRIESNRLDVYSAASLEEDMASILEKGVTSLYLDFSNVEEVSSSVLGLLLYKKMIYGKQGVRLLLINVNPQIQKILKILNLNAHLLL, translated from the coding sequence ATGGTCACAAAAACGGTAGAGGAAAATTGTTATCGAATTGAGTCCAATCGCCTGGATGTATACTCGGCCGCAAGTTTAGAAGAAGACATGGCAAGTATCTTAGAAAAAGGAGTCACCTCTCTCTACTTAGATTTTTCCAATGTAGAGGAGGTTTCTTCTTCTGTTCTTGGACTTCTTTTATACAAAAAGATGATCTACGGAAAACAAGGTGTAAGACTTTTACTCATCAACGTCAACCCGCAGATTCAAAAGATTTTAAAAATTCTAAATCTTAATGCCCACCTACTTCTTTAG
- a CDS encoding polyprenol monophosphomannose synthase, with protein MQNKTSIILPTYNEAGNIKNCAETISKILEKESLEFEIVIVDDNSPDGTFEVAKVLAEYDKRIKPFVRTTERGLSSAVTYGYEKAEGDNLVVVDADFQHDYTKIPDVIRLLNENDIVVATRRSADGGYGNFPILRKLASQFATKISEWLFPVPISDPMSGFFGIRKSIYLETKEKLHPRGYKILFEILGSVRTEKIAEVGYTFGLRTWGQSKLDSGVIFYFIWDLISIKWNQWRSSHSFQFRSKRRNSHIHP; from the coding sequence ATGCAAAATAAAACAAGTATTATACTCCCAACTTATAACGAAGCCGGTAATATTAAAAACTGTGCTGAAACCATCTCCAAAATTTTAGAAAAAGAATCTTTAGAGTTTGAAATTGTCATTGTGGATGATAACTCCCCTGATGGAACATTTGAAGTCGCCAAAGTCCTTGCAGAATACGACAAACGAATCAAACCCTTTGTTCGCACTACCGAAAGAGGACTGAGTTCTGCCGTAACGTACGGGTATGAAAAAGCTGAAGGTGATAATTTGGTGGTTGTGGATGCGGACTTCCAACACGACTATACCAAAATTCCAGATGTGATTCGGTTGCTAAACGAAAACGACATTGTTGTTGCGACACGACGCAGTGCCGATGGTGGTTATGGAAATTTTCCCATTCTAAGAAAGTTAGCAAGTCAGTTTGCAACCAAAATCTCTGAGTGGTTGTTCCCTGTTCCGATTTCTGATCCCATGAGTGGATTTTTTGGAATTCGAAAGTCAATTTATTTAGAAACCAAAGAGAAACTTCATCCCAGAGGTTATAAAATTCTATTTGAAATCTTGGGTTCAGTCCGTACGGAAAAAATCGCAGAGGTTGGGTATACCTTTGGCCTTCGCACTTGGGGACAATCAAAACTGGATTCGGGTGTGATCTTTTATTTTATTTGGGACCTAATTTCGATTAAATGGAATCAGTGGAGGTCTTCCCACTCTTTTCAGTTCCGTTCCAAAAGAAGAAATTCACATATCCATCCGTAA
- a CDS encoding ArnT family glycosyltransferase has translation MYFVLFIFLSTLFAMTLGIPDATFPQGDEIMHIRSIRESLEAGSYTLPVLSGLPNPYKPPLLFWMGMFFDKIFGIGYFAERFVSFILGLGTLGLFYKLYLSFSKSQKETKLATLTLALSFLSLKFFGLLMMEGAMVFFTLLYIFLFYQSKKTKNQVYLVLGSFLIGFGYLLKGPILHIYIVLFLISYLYVKMIRIRKGQFHISFKPIIDEKQTLLLFSLSFIIPLLWISYLYLFTTSGKELLRFFFITENMGKFYAANQSGLRIWGGWLLYTIPFTIPLLHITWLTISKPTNEKNKVWSMVVIVFLLLVTIFHLLPNRKDPYYVTPFVTLLFLLPAIKKTNWNTLILSKLNQFSIPFIYFLFVAVAIILRLPLLFLVSILGIIISVSAIFAFQNQKLRFYGILIPQLLLVPITMFFLIRPMADPDITKQLVGLEGKEICVIAENPWTAMDVQNKLKSSKVYFALPLTYRETCASSTVMVAFQETSFGEEWKKDSSWFQWKQHLNIDSNQTIKALLKMDKRSFQSEVSVWKKEENL, from the coding sequence ATGTATTTCGTACTTTTCATATTTCTTTCTACTTTATTTGCAATGACCCTCGGTATTCCCGATGCCACCTTCCCACAGGGTGACGAAATCATGCACATTCGTTCCATTCGAGAAAGTTTGGAAGCGGGAAGTTATACCCTACCTGTTTTATCTGGACTCCCAAATCCTTACAAACCACCACTTCTCTTCTGGATGGGAATGTTCTTTGATAAAATCTTTGGAATCGGTTATTTTGCAGAACGATTTGTTTCTTTTATATTAGGACTCGGAACTTTAGGTTTGTTTTATAAGCTTTATCTTTCCTTTAGTAAATCGCAAAAAGAAACAAAACTTGCTACGTTGACCCTTGCATTATCTTTCCTTTCATTAAAATTCTTTGGTCTTCTGATGATGGAAGGTGCGATGGTGTTTTTCACCCTTCTCTACATATTTCTTTTTTACCAATCAAAAAAAACAAAGAATCAAGTTTATCTAGTCTTAGGAAGTTTTTTGATTGGCTTTGGATATCTGCTCAAAGGGCCGATCCTTCATATCTATATCGTTTTATTTTTAATCAGTTACCTCTATGTAAAAATGATTCGAATCAGAAAGGGCCAATTTCATATATCTTTCAAACCAATCATCGATGAAAAACAAACTCTTCTTTTGTTTTCACTTTCCTTCATCATTCCCTTACTTTGGATTTCCTATTTGTATTTATTTACAACTTCAGGAAAAGAATTATTAAGATTCTTTTTTATTACAGAGAACATGGGAAAATTTTATGCAGCAAATCAATCTGGGCTTAGAATATGGGGAGGTTGGCTTCTTTATACAATCCCGTTTACCATTCCACTTCTGCATATCACTTGGCTGACTATTTCAAAGCCAACAAATGAAAAAAACAAAGTTTGGTCCATGGTAGTGATTGTATTTTTGTTACTTGTTACAATCTTTCATTTATTACCCAACCGTAAAGATCCTTATTATGTAACTCCATTTGTAACTTTATTGTTTTTATTACCTGCAATTAAAAAGACAAATTGGAATACATTGATACTTTCTAAACTAAATCAATTTTCAATTCCTTTCATTTACTTTCTGTTTGTTGCGGTTGCCATCATCTTAAGACTTCCTTTGTTATTTTTAGTCTCAATTTTAGGAATTATTATTTCTGTTAGTGCGATCTTTGCCTTCCAAAATCAAAAGTTACGTTTTTATGGAATTTTAATTCCTCAACTTCTACTTGTTCCAATCACAATGTTTTTTCTCATTCGGCCAATGGCAGATCCAGATATCACGAAACAACTCGTTGGGTTGGAAGGAAAAGAGATCTGTGTTATCGCAGAAAACCCTTGGACTGCTATGGACGTACAAAACAAACTGAAAAGTTCAAAAGTATATTTTGCATTGCCGCTCACTTACCGTGAGACCTGTGCTTCAAGCACTGTTATGGTAGCATTTCAAGAAACAAGTTTCGGCGAAGAATGGAAAAAGGATTCTTCTTGGTTCCAATGGAAACAACATTTGAACATAGATTCTAATCAAACAATAAAAGCCTTATTAAAAATGGATAAACGTTCTTTCCAATCGGAAGTGAGCGTTTGGAAAAAGGAGGAAAATCTATGA